The following DNA comes from Paenibacillus crassostreae.
AAGTTAGAACAAATTTCCGAAGCTCATCGATATGTGGAAAAAGGGCACAAAAAGGGGAATGTAGTCATCATGGTGGAACATGCTAACAAAATCTAATAGAGCGCTGCACTTATGGTTGGAGTTATTTAGACTAGTATCAAATTTTTGTGGTAGTGAAACCGGTAATGGCGGGAGAGCGCATCGCTGGCAGCGATGAGGCCGGGGGTTCGATCCCCCTAGGCTCCATACAAAAGAAACGTCACCACATAATGTGGTGATGTTTTTTGTATGGAATGACTGTGCGTAGGGAGACGTGGTCCCCGTTAAGTAATCGGAATAAGTATCGAATAAACAATTCAACCATATCATCCGGGCGTGGCTTTCTGTTATTGGTGGCTAGCCGAGATGACCCCAAAGGGTTCACCCGCGTTATTGGTGCCAAGAAAGCACCAACTAATGAGAAAGGTGATTAATTCTACTGCAAATTTACACAAGATTCATCGCAAAAATGGAATGAATATTTCCCTCGGGATCACCGAAGAAGCCAGTAGTATGACCCCAAGACTTGATTTGTGGCCTTGTAACATCAATGGCTCCCTTCGAAACGAATTCATCGTACAAGGCATATACTTGATCCGGCGAATCACATTGGAAATTAAGCTCGACGGCTTGTCCTTTGCGGCTTTCCCTGAAAGAAGAATATCCGTTGGTATTCTCTGCCATTAGCAATTTAGAGCAAATGGCCAATCTCACTCCTGAATTGCTGAATTCTACGTAATGCTCCTCTTCTACAACAATAGTAAATCCCAAGACTTCCTGGTAAAACCGAGCCAATCGAGCAACATTATCAGCTAGCAGTGTAAGTCCTTCCAGTTTTACTATCTTCATTGTTTACCTCGCCTTCATCTTGAGTTTAGCATATTACAAATGGGTGTAATATTTTAACATTTTAGGAGAACAATTCTAATAACCAATTAATAACTAGTGAGTGATCATCTCGATAGATTTGCATAATCCTTCGGTGATTTTCCTATTACTTCCTTGAAATCCTTGCTGAAATGAGCCTGATCGAAATAACCGAGTTCCAAAGCTAAATGGGCGATATCAGCTCCTTTTTCGATCGCTTCGCTAGCCTCGTGCATTCGATAACGCTTTATGACCCACTTTGGACTGACGCCAATGTATTGTTTGAACAAGCGCTGCAAGGTGCGATGAGAAATATGAAAATCTTTCACAATAATCTCGACTCTTATAATGCTGCGGTCTTCAATCATTCGATCGATGATCCTGTTCAATAGGTCTACATTTTGATCGGGTTGGGGAAGATTCTGAGTTAATAATGTTTCGAGACCTACAAGTATATTATCCAAACTCGCATGGGCAAAAATTTCGTTTTCAGCTGTTTTTGCATCAAAAGGAAAGAATTCGGAAATGCTCGCTGTACGATTCGTTAAGGCAGTCATCGGAATCCCTCTATAACAATGAAAGGCACCGGGCCGATACAATACGCCAACGATCCGCCCTTCCCCTTGAAGAATGTACGTTGATTTTTTGCTTTCGATCCCGTTGATTCGAGAAAGTCCACGTTGGAATATGATGTTGACACCCGGGTGCTGTAAGACTTCCTGACGATGCGGGGACTTGCCGGTCAAGTTCCAATCGACTATCCAATAGTGTTGGATAAAAAAACGCAAGTGTTCCGAAGGCTTATGACGTGAAATGGAAAAGTTCCTGTTTGCCGCTTTCATCTGAAGGATACCTTTATTAGGATTCATATTATCATTCATTCGTTACACCGCCTTAAGTGAAAATGTCGTGTTTTTACAAGAAAAGTGAATAACGGATTTGTTAATTTATAACTGAGATGAGTTTGTCACAACTAATATACAGGAGGATGAAGAAATGAAAAAACTGGAATACGCTTTCTATATTGGGGCTGAGCCGAAAGAGGTCTGGGATGTATTATTCGATCCTAAGCTATCAATTCGCGCATTTATGGGTGGAGTAATCCGATCAAGCTTGAAAGTGGGCGATTCGATTGAGTTTGTTGGTCCTGGAAAAGATGGAGATGAAATAGTTTTTATTTATGGTCAGTTGTTAGAGTATGTGCCGCATAAAGTATTGAGCTACACAGATCACCCGGGACCTACACACCATGTTCGACACGCGGAGTTGGAAAGCAGAGTGACCCTGACGTTAGACAAGGTTGGAAAATGCACCAGATTGCATCTCATTAATGATCAATGGACTGATAACCATCCGCTCTACGAGAGTGCGGATCAATATTGGTGGATGATCCTTAGTCATATTAAAACAATTGTGGAAACCGGGAAATTTCTCGATTTTGGCTATTAATATGTGGGAATAATAGGAATAATGCAATGTTAGCATATTTCTGGTTGTGAAGCCAAACGACTTCGTTGAAAATCGAATGGTTCTTGCTTCAAAATGAAACACGCTCCGATCAACTGCTCCAATCAAGCATGCAATACATGTATGCTAGTCAAGGAATGAGAAAAGCTAAGTTATGCTGAAAGGGATGTAAGAAGAAACTTTCAAAAGGAATTGGGAGTTAGTCCGAAAGAACTGTTAGACATCCTTCAATTTCAATACCTATTACGAGAACTATATAACGGTTTTCAGTCCCGATACACGGATATAGCTTTAAAATACGGATACTATGATCAATCAAACAATGGTAGAAATAGTTAATATTTGATATCTATGAACAGTGTCTCCTATATGCTATTATCAAATCTAAGAAATTTGTCGATTCATCAGGAGGAAATACCTATGGTTTTTATGAAAAATCTCATTCCCTACTCTCAAAAACGG
Coding sequences within:
- a CDS encoding SRPBCC domain-containing protein, which gives rise to MKKLEYAFYIGAEPKEVWDVLFDPKLSIRAFMGGVIRSSLKVGDSIEFVGPGKDGDEIVFIYGQLLEYVPHKVLSYTDHPGPTHHVRHAELESRVTLTLDKVGKCTRLHLINDQWTDNHPLYESADQYWWMILSHIKTIVETGKFLDFGY
- a CDS encoding AraC family transcriptional regulator, whose translation is MNDNMNPNKGILQMKAANRNFSISRHKPSEHLRFFIQHYWIVDWNLTGKSPHRQEVLQHPGVNIIFQRGLSRINGIESKKSTYILQGEGRIVGVLYRPGAFHCYRGIPMTALTNRTASISEFFPFDAKTAENEIFAHASLDNILVGLETLLTQNLPQPDQNVDLLNRIIDRMIEDRSIIRVEIIVKDFHISHRTLQRLFKQYIGVSPKWVIKRYRMHEASEAIEKGADIAHLALELGYFDQAHFSKDFKEVIGKSPKDYANLSR
- a CDS encoding VOC family protein, which translates into the protein MKIVKLEGLTLLADNVARLARFYQEVLGFTIVVEEEHYVEFSNSGVRLAICSKLLMAENTNGYSSFRESRKGQAVELNFQCDSPDQVYALYDEFVSKGAIDVTRPQIKSWGHTTGFFGDPEGNIHSIFAMNLV